A region from the Lentisphaera profundi genome encodes:
- a CDS encoding YraN family protein, translating into MKAKATHLKTGRKGEAMAVRQLRRCGYQILRTNYSLEHIGEIDIIARDGGTLCFIEVKTRHQNKTHDISPAQAIDSKKRQRIAKCAKYFLKKYSLMHCPFRFDIAEVILNKHFWQHQIIIRPHAFGESSPKL; encoded by the coding sequence TTGAAAGCAAAAGCTACACATTTAAAAACAGGTCGAAAAGGCGAAGCTATGGCCGTGCGACAATTACGTCGCTGTGGCTATCAAATCTTGAGAACAAACTATTCTCTTGAGCATATAGGCGAGATAGATATTATTGCACGTGATGGTGGAACTCTATGCTTTATTGAGGTTAAAACTCGCCATCAAAACAAAACCCATGATATCAGCCCCGCACAAGCCATAGACTCAAAGAAACGGCAGCGAATTGCGAAATGCGCAAAGTACTTCCTTAAGAAATACTCACTAATGCATTGCCCCTTTCGTTTCGATATAGCTGAAGTCATTTTAAATAAACATTTTTGGCAACACCAAATAATAATTAGACCACATGCTTTTGGTGAATCATCACCAAAGCTTTAG
- a CDS encoding cation:dicarboxylate symporter family transporter: MKKERKKMSLSSKILIGLGLGVVVGLFFGEKCAWMSHVGYAFIKIMQMTILPYITISMIKGLGSLSLDQAKNLAIRGGVVVIALWALAIALLLCVPLVFPELKNAHFFQASSVTMPAAVNYYDLYIPSNPFHSLAISAVPAVVIFSMALGVALITIEPKKHLMNNLVTLNDAISKITKKLVSLSPVGVFAITANAAGTISPDELQRLQVFIITYVVSCLLLTFVILPALISAITGYKYKDILMCIKDPLIAAFTLNNLFIVLPMLAESSKKIMEMNGRLNDTNEELADIIIPISFNFPNLAKVMSLLFVLFAGWFVNSEVPITSYPSFAISGLLSSFGAKSLTIPFLLNSYEIPEDMYQLFMLAGIVTGRFGILLASVHLVSLTLISIRFMTEGFKITPMQLFKANIPALLMTLLAFVGMKFYFAATIKNVEDKREVLSRLKVVNKVDHKVYTEIPDLEKNTTKDLKTRVMERGIIRIGYRKSNLPFTYLNNAGEVQGFDIQYAHELARNMNCKIAFIPFERDNMAALLADGTIDIATSGLPFSPSLLNEVRFSEPVMTVNLALITKDHMKKELSSKENRLNNVYKIAVLDDNPFVEIIKERAPHLKLEFINSDKEYFTEKNDFDALLISAEAGSAWTLYHPGYSVVIPRPSVFRYGLAAAVAERDADFLSYLNQWLKVKEINGFEEKNYDYWILGKGAEIAKKRWCIGSDVLKLW, translated from the coding sequence ATGAAGAAAGAAAGAAAGAAAATGTCTTTGTCAAGCAAGATTTTGATAGGTCTTGGTTTAGGTGTAGTAGTCGGTTTATTTTTTGGTGAAAAATGTGCGTGGATGTCTCATGTAGGTTACGCCTTTATTAAAATCATGCAGATGACGATTTTGCCTTATATCACTATTTCAATGATCAAGGGTTTAGGCAGTCTTTCGCTCGATCAGGCCAAGAATCTTGCTATACGTGGTGGTGTGGTAGTTATTGCTTTATGGGCATTAGCTATAGCGCTATTATTATGTGTACCTCTGGTATTTCCAGAATTGAAAAATGCTCATTTTTTTCAAGCGAGCTCAGTGACGATGCCGGCGGCAGTCAATTACTATGATCTCTATATACCTTCAAACCCTTTTCATTCTCTGGCTATATCCGCAGTTCCTGCCGTAGTTATATTTAGTATGGCACTTGGTGTTGCCTTAATTACCATCGAACCGAAAAAGCATTTGATGAATAATTTAGTAACCCTTAATGATGCGATTTCCAAAATCACAAAAAAGCTGGTCAGTTTATCTCCTGTGGGGGTATTTGCGATTACCGCAAATGCAGCCGGGACTATATCTCCCGACGAATTACAGCGACTACAGGTATTTATTATTACCTATGTCGTTAGTTGTTTACTACTAACTTTTGTTATCTTACCAGCATTGATTAGTGCAATCACGGGCTATAAGTACAAAGATATCCTCATGTGTATTAAAGATCCTTTAATTGCGGCGTTTACACTAAATAATTTATTTATTGTACTTCCAATGCTTGCAGAGAGTTCAAAAAAAATTATGGAGATGAATGGCCGCCTCAATGATACGAATGAAGAGCTCGCCGATATTATAATTCCCATCTCTTTTAACTTTCCAAATCTTGCAAAAGTGATGAGTTTACTCTTTGTTTTATTTGCCGGATGGTTTGTGAATTCTGAGGTGCCCATTACAAGTTACCCCTCCTTTGCGATTTCGGGCTTACTCAGTAGTTTTGGAGCGAAGAGTCTAACAATTCCCTTTTTACTTAATAGTTATGAAATTCCGGAAGATATGTATCAACTCTTTATGTTAGCAGGAATCGTAACGGGCCGCTTTGGTATTCTCTTGGCATCAGTTCATCTGGTTTCACTTACCTTGATCTCGATTCGCTTTATGACCGAGGGATTTAAAATCACTCCGATGCAGCTTTTTAAAGCGAATATTCCCGCTTTACTTATGACCTTGTTAGCTTTCGTAGGAATGAAATTCTATTTTGCGGCTACAATTAAAAATGTAGAAGATAAAAGAGAAGTTCTTAGCCGTTTAAAAGTGGTGAATAAAGTTGACCATAAGGTATATACAGAAATCCCTGATTTAGAAAAAAATACTACCAAGGACCTCAAGACACGAGTGATGGAAAGAGGGATTATTCGCATAGGTTATCGCAAATCGAATTTACCTTTTACTTATTTAAATAATGCGGGTGAAGTTCAGGGATTTGATATTCAGTATGCCCATGAGTTAGCTAGAAATATGAATTGTAAGATAGCATTCATCCCTTTTGAACGGGATAATATGGCGGCGCTTTTAGCTGATGGGACGATTGATATAGCGACCTCAGGCTTACCGTTTTCACCTAGTTTACTAAATGAGGTGCGTTTTTCAGAACCTGTAATGACCGTAAATTTGGCTCTGATAACGAAGGATCACATGAAAAAAGAATTGTCGAGCAAGGAAAATCGTCTGAACAATGTTTATAAGATAGCGGTTTTGGATGACAACCCCTTTGTGGAAATAATTAAGGAACGAGCGCCTCATTTGAAGCTTGAATTTATAAATAGCGATAAAGAATACTTTACTGAAAAAAATGATTTTGATGCTCTCTTGATTTCTGCAGAAGCAGGAAGTGCTTGGACGCTGTATCATCCCGGCTATAGCGTTGTGATCCCCCGGCCCAGTGTATTTCGTTATGGATTAGCAGCGGCAGTAGCAGAGAGAGATGCCGACTTTTTAAGTTACCTGAATCAATGGCTGAAAGTCAAAGAAATCAATGGTTTTGAAGAGAAGAATTATGATTATTGGATCTTAGGTAAAGGTGCGGAAATCGCTAAGAAACGTTGGTGTATAGGTAGTGATGTGCTAAAGCTTTGGTGA
- the thiC gene encoding phosphomethylpyrimidine synthase ThiC, translated as MSNNQDVVSKDKVTRDPFPNSEKIYVQGTIHPEVKVAMRKITCADTKTNDIPEKNDPVMVYDTSGPYTDPSVEIDVSKGLEPLRADWVLARGDVEEVEMNSEYTKSRSMKSSLDSIRFEGMRKPLRGKEGQRVTQLHYAKQGIITPEMEYVAIRENMKHAAMYLEVVHPGESFGANTPKEITPEFVRDEIAAGRAIIPNNINHPESEPMIIGRNFLVKINANIGNSAISSSIEEEVEKLVWATRWGADNVMDLSTGRNIHETREWILRNSPVPIGTVPIYQALEKVNGKAEDLTWEIFRDTLIEQAEQGVDYFTIHAGVLLQFVPKTASRLTGIVSRGGSIMAKWCLAHHKENFLYTHWDDICKIMAKYDVSFSIGDGLRPGSISDANDEAQFGELKVQGGLTKRAWELGVQVMNEGPGHVPMQMIKENMDNQLDWCHEAPFYTLGPLITDIAPGYDHITSGIGAAMIGWYGCAMLCYVTPKEHLGLPNRDDVKTGVITYKIAAHAADIAKGHPGAMARDNALSKARFEFRWEDQFNLGLDPDTARAYHDETLPQDGAKVAHFCSMCGPQFCSMKITQEIREYAAAEGLKEEEVLAKAMQEKSDEFKGSGSEIYQPS; from the coding sequence ATGAGCAATAACCAGGATGTTGTAAGCAAGGATAAAGTCACTAGAGATCCTTTCCCCAATTCAGAAAAAATTTATGTGCAAGGAACCATTCACCCAGAAGTGAAAGTTGCGATGAGAAAAATTACTTGCGCAGATACAAAAACCAATGATATTCCAGAAAAAAATGATCCGGTAATGGTGTATGATACCTCTGGACCATACACAGATCCTAGTGTTGAAATCGATGTGAGTAAGGGCTTGGAGCCATTACGAGCAGATTGGGTTTTAGCTCGAGGTGACGTAGAAGAAGTTGAGATGAATTCAGAATACACTAAGTCACGTAGTATGAAGTCTAGCTTAGATAGCATACGTTTTGAAGGAATGCGTAAGCCTTTACGTGGGAAAGAGGGCCAACGCGTGACTCAACTCCACTATGCCAAACAGGGAATCATTACTCCAGAAATGGAATACGTAGCAATTCGCGAAAACATGAAACACGCCGCTATGTACTTAGAAGTAGTACATCCAGGAGAATCTTTCGGTGCAAATACGCCGAAGGAAATCACACCTGAATTTGTACGTGATGAAATTGCAGCGGGACGAGCCATTATTCCCAACAACATTAATCATCCAGAATCTGAGCCGATGATTATCGGTAGAAATTTCTTAGTAAAAATAAATGCCAATATTGGTAATAGTGCGATAAGTTCATCAATTGAAGAAGAAGTAGAGAAGCTTGTCTGGGCCACACGTTGGGGTGCAGATAATGTAATGGACCTTTCTACAGGTCGTAACATACATGAAACACGAGAATGGATTCTCCGAAATTCTCCCGTTCCAATTGGTACAGTCCCTATTTATCAAGCTTTGGAAAAAGTGAATGGTAAGGCGGAAGATTTAACTTGGGAAATTTTTAGAGATACTTTGATTGAACAGGCTGAGCAAGGTGTGGATTACTTCACTATTCATGCGGGTGTTTTACTGCAATTCGTACCGAAAACTGCAAGTCGTTTAACAGGTATTGTTTCACGTGGTGGAAGTATCATGGCAAAGTGGTGTTTAGCGCATCATAAAGAAAACTTTTTATACACACATTGGGATGACATTTGCAAAATCATGGCAAAATATGATGTTTCATTCTCTATTGGAGATGGATTGCGCCCTGGTAGTATAAGTGATGCAAATGATGAAGCTCAGTTCGGCGAACTTAAGGTTCAAGGTGGTCTTACTAAGCGTGCATGGGAATTGGGAGTTCAGGTTATGAACGAAGGTCCTGGTCATGTTCCAATGCAAATGATTAAAGAGAATATGGATAATCAATTGGACTGGTGTCATGAAGCTCCATTTTATACATTAGGTCCATTGATTACTGATATAGCTCCAGGTTATGATCACATCACTTCGGGCATCGGCGCGGCCATGATTGGTTGGTACGGTTGTGCAATGCTTTGTTATGTGACACCAAAAGAACATTTGGGCTTACCTAATCGCGACGATGTTAAAACAGGTGTGATCACTTATAAAATTGCGGCTCATGCTGCAGATATTGCAAAAGGACATCCTGGAGCAATGGCGCGTGATAATGCACTTTCAAAAGCACGTTTTGAGTTCCGTTGGGAAGATCAATTTAATCTTGGTTTAGATCCTGATACGGCAAGAGCCTATCACGATGAAACACTTCCACAAGATGGGGCAAAAGTTGCTCATTTCTGTTCTATGTGTGGTCCTCAGTTTTGTTCGATGAAAATCACTCAAGAAATACGTGAATACGCAGCGGCAGAGGGATTAAAAGAAGAAGAAGTATTGGCAAAAGCCATGCAAGAAAAAAGTGATGAGTTTAAGGGTTCAGGCTCTGAGATCTATCAGCCTAGCTAG
- a CDS encoding ABC transporter ATP-binding protein: MLSVDEVSRTFGDARTGEVQALKNVSFCLEPGETAGLLGMNGAGKSTLLRILATTLKASEGKMSLNGLEYSTEGDEQLNEKIRHHVGFLSGSTGLYKRMTGRETLEFFGRMSSMEEENLQTVLEEFIARLGMADFIDRYTDKYSTGQKQKVNICRALIHGPDLLILDEATTGLDPVARLQVTEFIKKMRNPQRMMMYSTHYFDEAENLCDKLLVLHKGSLMYSGTKEEVLQQADCASLTELFTALANECKI; encoded by the coding sequence ATGTTATCCGTTGATGAAGTAAGTCGAACGTTTGGAGATGCAAGAACAGGAGAAGTTCAAGCCTTAAAAAATGTAAGCTTTTGTCTAGAACCAGGAGAGACTGCAGGTTTGTTGGGGATGAATGGCGCGGGAAAATCCACGTTATTGCGAATTCTAGCGACTACACTCAAGGCGAGCGAAGGGAAGATGTCGCTGAATGGCCTAGAGTATAGTACCGAGGGCGATGAGCAGTTGAATGAAAAAATCCGCCATCATGTTGGGTTTTTATCTGGTAGCACTGGCTTATACAAACGCATGACAGGACGTGAAACGCTAGAGTTTTTTGGGCGTATGAGCTCCATGGAAGAAGAAAATTTACAAACTGTATTAGAAGAGTTTATTGCCCGCCTAGGGATGGCCGATTTTATTGATCGTTATACAGATAAATATTCCACAGGACAAAAGCAAAAAGTGAATATATGCCGAGCGCTGATTCATGGGCCTGATTTATTGATTTTAGATGAAGCGACAACGGGTTTAGATCCAGTGGCGCGTTTGCAGGTTACCGAGTTTATAAAAAAAATGCGGAATCCGCAACGAATGATGATGTATTCAACGCATTATTTCGATGAGGCAGAAAATTTATGTGACAAGTTATTGGTCTTACATAAAGGTTCATTGATGTATAGTGGAACGAAAGAAGAGGTTTTGCAGCAAGCTGACTGTGCATCATTAACAGAGCTTTTTACTGCTTTAGCAAATGAATGTAAGATATAA
- a CDS encoding site-2 protease family protein has protein sequence MPDALAGVLSILFVAFFFGFSIFIHELGHMLAALWRGMHVDKFSIGFGHRILSKRWKGIDFIIGWLPLGGYVALPQMDAANEPQTEDGKVLPEAKPIDRIITALAGPLFNILFALVLGTIIYFVGKPVSPAAEGLLVQEVPKESVEFTKGLKAGDIIREVNDKPASSQQVTLMEYIMRDDVTLTVDRGDQTGLVIGPFTPKGNKDYEGLRLMSFDSESLYSAALGGIAPGSAAALAGLQEGDVIKAIDDEAINYFYQIGDIINADERKEFKFLVERQGVEKTFTITPQVKNNPKAGMVFREFPTVMSIVPEYPAALAGIEVGDEILSVNGYPVSDLADFKGVLSRHQKDSMKVAIRRGDKELDLDFVPNYAYKQLGVQPKFDILKINPVVQITRVVENTYDTVKALISPNSGVDMSMMSSFVGISSGMYKTVRQSGIVEGLSFVLMINVALAIFNLLPFPVLDGGHIVIALIEMISRKKVPAAILQPIYVVFMLLLMTFALYATFNDVRREVDTRELVHQKNHMLVEQVKIII, from the coding sequence ATGCCAGATGCCTTAGCAGGAGTTTTATCCATTTTATTCGTCGCGTTCTTTTTCGGCTTTAGTATATTTATTCATGAACTCGGACACATGTTAGCCGCTCTCTGGAGAGGTATGCACGTAGATAAGTTTTCTATTGGCTTTGGTCATAGGATACTATCAAAGCGATGGAAGGGGATAGATTTTATTATTGGTTGGTTACCCTTGGGGGGCTATGTGGCCTTGCCACAGATGGATGCCGCAAATGAGCCGCAAACAGAAGATGGTAAAGTTTTGCCTGAGGCAAAGCCTATTGATCGAATAATAACTGCCTTGGCGGGACCTTTATTCAATATTCTTTTTGCCCTTGTTTTGGGGACGATTATTTATTTTGTGGGCAAGCCAGTTTCACCCGCTGCAGAAGGACTTTTAGTTCAAGAGGTGCCGAAGGAATCGGTAGAATTCACTAAGGGTTTAAAAGCTGGTGATATTATACGCGAAGTCAATGATAAGCCAGCCTCTAGTCAACAGGTGACCTTGATGGAGTATATCATGCGCGATGATGTAACTTTAACAGTTGACCGTGGCGATCAAACAGGTTTAGTCATTGGTCCTTTTACTCCAAAGGGGAATAAGGATTACGAAGGACTAAGACTCATGAGTTTTGACAGTGAGTCATTATATTCAGCTGCCTTGGGAGGGATTGCGCCCGGTTCAGCAGCGGCGCTTGCGGGCTTACAAGAAGGAGATGTAATCAAAGCGATTGATGATGAAGCGATTAATTATTTTTATCAAATTGGCGATATTATCAATGCGGATGAAAGAAAAGAGTTTAAATTCTTAGTAGAACGTCAGGGGGTAGAAAAGACTTTTACAATCACGCCACAAGTAAAGAATAATCCGAAGGCAGGTATGGTTTTTAGAGAATTCCCTACGGTGATGAGCATAGTGCCTGAGTATCCAGCCGCATTAGCTGGCATCGAGGTAGGAGATGAGATTTTATCGGTTAATGGTTATCCTGTAAGCGACTTGGCTGATTTTAAGGGTGTTTTGTCACGTCATCAAAAAGATTCTATGAAAGTGGCAATACGTCGTGGTGACAAAGAGCTCGACTTAGATTTTGTTCCTAATTACGCCTATAAGCAGTTAGGCGTACAGCCGAAATTCGACATCTTAAAAATTAATCCCGTTGTCCAGATTACTCGAGTTGTTGAGAATACCTATGATACAGTAAAGGCTTTGATATCGCCTAATTCGGGTGTGGATATGTCGATGATGTCGAGCTTTGTGGGGATATCTAGTGGCATGTATAAGACAGTACGCCAATCTGGTATAGTTGAGGGCTTGAGTTTTGTCTTGATGATAAATGTAGCTTTGGCAATTTTCAATTTACTGCCATTCCCCGTTTTAGATGGTGGTCACATAGTTATTGCACTTATTGAAATGATAAGTCGTAAGAAAGTTCCTGCGGCTATTCTACAGCCGATCTACGTTGTCTTTATGCTTTTACTTATGACCTTTGCGCTATATGCAACATTTAATGATGTGCGAAGAGAAGTAGATACGCGTGAGTTAGTCCATCAGAAAAATCATATGCTTGTTGAGCAAGTAAAAATAATTATTTGA
- the rpe gene encoding ribulose-phosphate 3-epimerase, translating to MKISTFDANEIIVSPSILAADFANLAQEVKGAYDANAKFLHLDVMDGHFVPNISFGPSVIAKLRPCSEAFFDAHLMISHPQEYIQSFHEAGCDHITFHVESDCNIQEVIDQIHSYGMSAGLTLKPGTDIDSIIPYLDKIQMVLIMTVEPGFGGQSFMHEMMGKVSTIREHANKVNPSLHIEVDGGINKETSKIVRAAGANILVAGTAFFRHPQGMQEAQKELTS from the coding sequence ATGAAAATCTCTACCTTCGACGCTAATGAAATTATCGTTTCTCCCTCAATCCTCGCTGCGGATTTCGCAAACTTAGCTCAAGAAGTCAAGGGTGCATATGATGCTAATGCCAAATTCCTTCACCTTGACGTCATGGATGGACACTTCGTTCCTAACATCTCCTTTGGCCCTTCGGTAATTGCTAAACTACGCCCATGCTCAGAAGCTTTTTTCGATGCTCACTTAATGATTAGTCACCCACAAGAGTATATCCAAAGTTTCCATGAAGCCGGCTGTGATCACATCACTTTTCACGTGGAATCTGACTGTAACATACAAGAAGTCATTGACCAAATTCACTCATACGGCATGAGTGCTGGACTTACTCTTAAACCTGGCACGGACATAGATAGTATCATTCCCTATCTCGATAAAATTCAAATGGTTTTGATTATGACTGTAGAGCCAGGCTTTGGCGGCCAAAGCTTTATGCATGAGATGATGGGAAAAGTCTCTACCATTCGTGAGCATGCAAATAAAGTTAATCCTAGTCTTCATATTGAAGTTGATGGTGGGATTAACAAAGAAACCTCTAAAATAGTCCGAGCTGCGGGCGCCAATATTCTCGTCGCTGGTACAGCCTTTTTTCGTCACCCACAAGGAATGCAAGAAGCTCAAAAAGAATTAACTTCTTAA
- a CDS encoding MlaD family protein yields the protein MEQKAVIKNKKPIYVVWIIPIVAMVIAGLMIFKYFDNKGLDIVITFDSGDGLSVGKTPLLYNGIKIGQISDLQVNKNDVTKVDATLILEKKAAVIAKKGTLFWKVEPTVSLTRISGLSTILSGVYIDVMTPSKDKAELVSLPDLRVFQAESAPPIDIYEPGLRFVLTADESDLKIGAPVMFRDILIGEVENVVLSKGGVEYSIHIQEKYQHLIKEESKFWKISGIDIRASLAGIRISMDSLASVIVGGISISSPEHSKVLKDKEGEFTLYDSIEGTCLADDKILLTSKRGYNIDEKSAFVYYKGIQAGVVENVYYYPQRDETTFSIKLNEDFRHLANRDAYFWIVEPRLGLTGVRGLDALARGPYITFETKTKSTELLDEFKLNANPPVMEGLSIRLNAAKSYNLKQGVNVVYNDVIIGTLVKSQISKISKQVLFDIVIADEYKHLVNETSSFYIQGAVEGNISLKGMYFNVGSLSSMIHSGIAMATKDSDNKVKKQSFELLGSHKDYKEKVYTDDGGSFHTISCKVLGSVSEGSPIVYKGFKVGKVMSYEFDEISDLIKVKIYVSGKYNNTINHSTKFYDLSGFKIKADMTGLKFETGSVESIVSGGISYVTPIKNTQDQLPSEFTLYESSDAAQKYYLPVTFSSLKESGLKVGSKIIYRTMTIGQVTHVSLVRGVLKYDALIEEEYKEVLAEDSKFWIEDFEFNIDQVKNPLAIVTGAFIKLSKGLSKDSIKHFELLAETPAETINQLGLRVVVKGERLSSLKVGAPVFYRQIKIGSIEAFKLSSDSTGVEMRLFIDPAYSYLVRRNSIFYNATAMGMDVSLFGVKLSTETLSTIIHGGITMVVPNKPQGLAREMERFELFNEADDDWLEYKPVIVKE from the coding sequence ATGGAACAAAAAGCAGTGATAAAGAATAAAAAACCCATTTATGTGGTGTGGATTATCCCTATTGTGGCAATGGTTATTGCAGGTCTAATGATTTTTAAATATTTTGACAATAAGGGTTTAGATATTGTTATTACATTTGATAGTGGAGATGGTTTATCTGTAGGTAAAACGCCTTTGCTTTATAATGGTATAAAAATAGGACAGATCAGTGATTTACAAGTGAATAAGAATGATGTGACTAAAGTAGATGCTACACTGATCTTAGAAAAAAAAGCTGCGGTTATTGCAAAGAAAGGCACCTTGTTTTGGAAGGTTGAGCCAACGGTGAGCCTCACTAGGATCAGTGGCTTATCAACAATTTTAAGTGGTGTGTATATTGATGTAATGACCCCAAGTAAAGACAAGGCGGAACTTGTAAGTCTTCCTGATCTTCGTGTTTTTCAAGCGGAGTCAGCTCCGCCAATTGATATCTATGAGCCCGGACTGCGTTTTGTATTAACGGCCGATGAATCTGATCTAAAGATTGGGGCACCGGTAATGTTTCGTGATATTCTAATTGGGGAAGTTGAGAATGTGGTTTTAAGTAAGGGAGGGGTTGAGTACTCAATTCACATTCAAGAGAAATATCAGCATTTAATTAAAGAAGAATCAAAGTTTTGGAAGATTTCAGGTATTGATATCAGGGCATCCTTAGCCGGGATTAGAATTAGTATGGATTCTTTGGCTTCCGTTATAGTAGGAGGTATATCTATTAGTTCTCCAGAGCATAGTAAAGTACTTAAAGACAAAGAGGGTGAATTTACCTTATACGACAGTATTGAAGGGACGTGCTTGGCAGATGATAAGATACTACTGACTTCTAAACGCGGTTATAATATCGATGAAAAATCAGCTTTTGTTTACTATAAGGGGATTCAGGCAGGTGTAGTTGAGAATGTCTATTATTATCCTCAAAGAGATGAAACGACATTTTCTATAAAGTTGAATGAGGATTTTCGTCATTTAGCCAATAGAGATGCTTACTTTTGGATTGTTGAACCACGATTAGGTTTAACTGGAGTACGAGGTTTAGATGCTCTAGCGAGAGGTCCTTACATTACATTCGAAACTAAAACTAAATCGACCGAGTTACTAGATGAGTTTAAGTTGAATGCTAATCCACCAGTAATGGAGGGACTTTCAATTCGTTTGAATGCCGCTAAGTCGTACAACCTTAAACAAGGTGTGAATGTAGTTTATAATGATGTAATCATTGGGACTCTTGTGAAATCTCAGATTTCGAAAATTTCCAAGCAAGTATTGTTTGATATTGTTATTGCAGATGAATATAAGCATTTAGTGAATGAGACCTCATCTTTTTATATTCAAGGAGCAGTAGAAGGCAATATTTCCCTAAAAGGTATGTACTTTAATGTGGGCTCGCTGAGTTCAATGATTCATTCTGGTATTGCTATGGCAACTAAGGATTCCGATAATAAAGTTAAGAAACAAAGCTTCGAATTACTAGGGAGCCACAAGGATTACAAAGAGAAGGTGTATACGGATGATGGGGGGAGTTTTCATACTATTTCGTGCAAAGTATTAGGATCGGTAAGTGAAGGTTCGCCGATTGTTTATAAGGGCTTTAAAGTAGGAAAAGTAATGTCCTATGAATTTGATGAAATAAGCGATCTCATCAAAGTTAAAATCTATGTGTCCGGAAAATACAATAATACGATAAACCACTCAACAAAATTTTATGATTTAAGTGGTTTTAAAATCAAAGCTGATATGACGGGTCTAAAATTTGAGACGGGGTCAGTCGAAAGTATCGTATCAGGTGGAATCTCTTATGTGACACCGATAAAGAATACTCAAGATCAATTGCCGAGTGAGTTTACTTTGTATGAAAGTTCTGATGCGGCTCAGAAGTATTACCTTCCAGTTACTTTTAGTAGCCTTAAAGAATCGGGTTTAAAAGTCGGTAGTAAAATCATCTATAGAACGATGACAATCGGTCAAGTCACTCATGTCAGTTTAGTTAGAGGCGTGCTAAAATATGATGCCTTGATAGAAGAGGAATACAAAGAGGTCCTAGCAGAGGATTCGAAATTTTGGATTGAGGATTTCGAGTTTAATATTGATCAAGTCAAAAATCCATTAGCTATTGTTACGGGAGCTTTTATAAAACTTTCTAAAGGTTTGAGTAAGGATAGTATAAAACATTTTGAGTTATTGGCCGAAACTCCTGCTGAAACTATTAATCAATTAGGCTTGAGAGTAGTTGTCAAAGGTGAGCGTTTAAGTAGTCTCAAAGTTGGAGCACCCGTTTTCTACAGGCAGATAAAGATTGGTAGTATAGAGGCCTTTAAATTAAGCTCAGATTCTACAGGTGTGGAGATGCGTTTATTTATTGACCCAGCATACAGCTATCTAGTGAGGAGGAATTCCATATTTTATAATGCGACGGCAATGGGTATGGATGTGAGTTTATTCGGGGTGAAGTTGAGTACGGAGACATTATCAACGATAATCCACGGTGGTATTACTATGGTAGTACCTAATAAACCTCAGGGCCTCGCTAGAGAGATGGAGCGTTTTGAGCTTTTTAATGAAGCGGATGATGACTGGCTCGAATATAAGCCAGTCATTGTAAAGGAATAA
- a CDS encoding paraquat-inducible protein A: protein MMNWKTDISEGKVLCLICEELHDLEEVQCRRCSASISQRKPSSISQTWAYVLAATLFLIPANLMPMMVVTSMGTDEGSTIMEGVIYFLAHKEYGLGLIIFVASVAVPIFKLSVIYFLLLIIAFKQKEKAKLGLKLFHIIHCIGKWSMLDIFVVALMVSMVQFQGLATIQTGAAAISFCGAVIFTIIASEKFDPRLMFDK, encoded by the coding sequence ATGATGAATTGGAAGACTGATATTAGTGAGGGCAAAGTGCTATGCCTTATATGCGAGGAACTCCATGATCTGGAGGAAGTGCAATGTAGGCGCTGTTCAGCAAGTATCTCTCAGAGAAAACCTTCGTCTATTTCACAGACTTGGGCCTATGTTCTGGCGGCGACATTATTTTTGATTCCTGCCAACCTTATGCCGATGATGGTGGTGACGAGTATGGGCACAGACGAGGGAAGTACTATTATGGAAGGAGTTATTTATTTTTTGGCACATAAAGAGTATGGCTTAGGTCTTATTATTTTTGTTGCGAGTGTTGCAGTTCCAATTTTCAAGCTATCAGTTATTTATTTTCTTTTGCTAATTATAGCATTTAAGCAAAAAGAAAAAGCTAAATTAGGCTTGAAGCTTTTTCATATAATTCATTGTATTGGAAAATGGTCAATGCTGGATATTTTTGTTGTGGCACTGATGGTTTCAATGGTACAGTTTCAAGGTTTAGCCACGATTCAAACGGGTGCAGCGGCTATTTCCTTCTGTGGGGCAGTGATTTTTACGATTATTGCATCAGAAAAATTTGACCCACGATTGATGTTTGATAAATAA